In Populus nigra chromosome 10, ddPopNigr1.1, whole genome shotgun sequence, the following proteins share a genomic window:
- the LOC133704676 gene encoding CASP-like protein 1D1 has product MASTDKPDRESIKSEEAPAAPPRRSNYSSVHVALRVLLFAASVTAVVVMVTAKQTEIVPVPGLPISVPLEAKFSDSPAFIYFISALSVAGLYGILTTLASISVVLKPAYATRFLLHFALLDVLMLGIVASATGAAGGVAYIGLKGNSHVRWGKVCNVYDKFCQHVGSSIAVALFASVLLVLLTMLSVFSIYRKIPK; this is encoded by the exons ATGGCATCCACTGATAAGCCTGACCGTGAATCCATCAAGTCCGAGGAGGCACCTGCAGCCCCTCCTCGCCGTTCCAACTATTCTTCTGTTCATGTTGCTCTCAGGGTCTTGTTGTTTGCAGCCTCAGTGACTGCTGTCGTGGTCATGGTCACTGCCAAGCAAACGGAGATTGTTCCTGTGCCTGGATTACCTATTAGCGTTCCTCTCGAAGCCAAATTCAGCGACTCCCCAGCCTTTAT ATACTTTATCTCGGCCTTATCCGTTGCCGGCTTGTATGGCATCCTGACGACCCTAGCATCAATTTCAGTAGTCTTGAAGCCAGCTTATGCAACTCGGTTCTTGCTCCATTTTGCTTTGTTGGACGTG CTTATGTTGGGAATAGTAGCCTCGGCAACCGGTGCCGCCGGAGGCGTGGCATATATCGGATTGAAGGGCAACAGTCATGTAAGATGGGGCAAGGTGTGCAATGTGTATGATAAATTCTGTCAACATGTTGGAAGCTCCATTGCAGTTGCATTGTTCGCTTCAGTTCTGCTCGTTTTGCTCACCATGCTCTCAGTCTTCTCCATTTACCGAAAGATCCCCAAGTAG
- the LOC133704080 gene encoding divinyl chlorophyllide a 8-vinyl-reductase, chloroplastic: MSLCFSFNVSTLNSPKYQSHKAHFYSQFINQIQVNSLSHSLPSFPLNSSLPFKFSVKRINPIRASTATSVEATQSSFRNKNPKDINILVAGSTGYIGKFVVKELVNRGFNVIAVAREKSGIRGKNSEEETLNQLQGANVCFSDVTKLETLEKSLNDFGVSVDVVVSCLASRTGGVKDSWKIDYEATKNSLVAGKKLGAKHFVLLSAICVQKPLLEFQRAKLKFEAELMRETEMDSGFTYSIVRPTAFFKSLGGQVELVKDGKPYVMFGDGNLCACKPISEEDLASFIADCVLGEDKINQILPIGGPGKALTPLEQGEMLFRLLGKEPNFLKVPIGIMDFAIGVLDFLVKIFPSMEDAAEFGKIGRYYAAESMLVLDPETGEYSAERTPSYGEDTLEEFFEKVLREGMAGQELGEQAIF, encoded by the coding sequence atgtccctttgtttttctttcaatgtGTCCACTCTCAACTCACCAAAGTATCAAAGCCACAAAGCTCATTTCTATTctcaattcatcaatcaaattCAGGTAAATTCACTCTCACATTCATTACCATCTTTTCCTTTGAATTCATCGCTTCCCTTTAAGTTTAGTGTAAAAAGAATCAACCCCATTAGAGCTTCAACAGCAACAAGTGTTGAAGCTACTCAATCTTCATTTAGAAACAAGAATCCAAAAGATATTAACATTTTGGTTGCGGGTTCAACTGGATATATTGGAAAGTTTGTTGTTAAAGAGTTAGTTAATAGAGGGTTTAATGTTATAGCCGTTGCGAGAGAAAAGAGTGGCATTAGAGGTAAGAACAGCGAAGAAGAGACTTTGAATCAGTTACAAGGAGCAAATGTGTGCTTCTCTGATGTGACAAAGTTGGAAACTTTAGAAAAATCTTTGAATGATTTTGGTGTTTCAGTTGATGTTGTAGTTTCATGTCTTGCTAGTCGTACTGGGGGTGTTAAAGATTCATGGAAGATTGATTATGAGGCAACAAAGAATAGTCTTGTTGCTGGAAAAAAACTTGGGGCTAAACATTTTGTGTTGCTTTCTGCAATCTGTGTGCAAAAACCCCTTCTTGAATTTCAGAGAGCAAAGCTTAAATTCGAGGCTGAACTAATGAGAGAAACTGAAATGGATAGTGGTTTCACATATAGTATTGTACGGCCAACTGCATTCTTTAAGAGTTTAGGGGGTCAGGTCGAGCTGGTTAAGGATGGCAAGCCTTACGTGATGTTTGGGGATGGAAATTTGTGCGCGTGTAAACCAATTAGCGAGGAGGATTTAGCTTCGTTTATTGCAGATTGTGTGTTGGGTGAGGATAAAATTAATCAGATTTTGCCAATTGGTGGACCAGGCAAGGCTTTGACACCATTGGAGCAAGGGGAGATGTTGTTTAGACTGCTGGGGAAGGAACCGAATTTCTTGAAAGTTCCAATTGGAATAATGGATTTTGCCATTGGCGTACTTGATTTCCTCGTTAAGATCTTCCCTTCAATGGAAGATGCAGCCGAGTTTGGGAAGATCGGAAGGTATTATGCAGCTGAAAGTATGCTGGTTTTGGATCCCGAGACTGGTGAGTATAGTGCTGAGAGAACTCCTAGTTATGGTGAGGACACCCTGGAAGAGTTCTTTGAAAAAGTGCTTAGGGAAGGGATGGCAGGTCAGGAGTTAGGTGAACAAGCAATCTTCTAA